A window of the Haloquadratum walsbyi C23 genome harbors these coding sequences:
- a CDS encoding molybdopterin biosynthesis protein, protein MTDRREFRDLVSPDVAHEIIHDLPIASPPETVSLTSARGRVLAERIDADIDVPGFDRASMDGYAVRGRDTFGADEAAPVDLDRIGAVHAGATPDITVDSGEAAEISTGAVMPSGADAVVIVERTQEHDDGATVRVHDAVAPGDNVMIAGTDVAAGTRALGPGTRLTPREIGLLSALGVESVPVRGRPTVGIVSTGDELVRPGSTLDTTRGQIYDVNSYTIAAGVEEAGGEAKLYPHTGDDYDEMEQLLIEAADECDLVLSSGSTSASAVDVIYRVIESRGDLRLHGVAVKPGKPMLVGELDGSAYIGLPGYPVSALTIFRLFVAPAIRSVAGQPNPQTATLTGKMAVEERYAEGRLRLMPVGTVSNTVGETLVYPVDKGSGATTSLVEADGVVAVDPDTEYLATGESVTVELFSPDVRPPTLLGIGEDDPVFSRILDTLSNPRYLAIGSREGRRRLRNDVPDIAVVAGPSDRSLDTISLGSWKREWGLLVPTGNPANIDELSDIIELNQQFVNRRTDSGLRRELDATIDSLADDRNVSRRKLTQSIQGYERGAKGVESPARAIIQGNADTGLGLRITATERDLEFISLGTQQVSVEANPNRIEKSGVEELSDHLDSDTVNIDSYHGYEH, encoded by the coding sequence ATGACCGACCGACGAGAGTTTCGTGATCTCGTTTCTCCAGACGTTGCTCATGAAATTATTCATGATCTGCCAATAGCATCGCCGCCTGAAACTGTCTCGTTGACGTCAGCCCGTGGTCGTGTGCTCGCAGAACGCATTGATGCTGATATTGATGTTCCAGGATTTGACCGAGCAAGTATGGACGGATACGCTGTCCGTGGTCGGGATACTTTCGGTGCTGATGAGGCCGCTCCAGTTGACCTCGATCGCATTGGAGCCGTTCATGCTGGGGCAACACCAGATATCACCGTCGATTCAGGAGAGGCTGCAGAAATATCAACAGGTGCAGTGATGCCGTCAGGTGCTGATGCTGTTGTCATCGTTGAACGAACACAAGAGCATGATGATGGAGCGACAGTGCGTGTGCATGATGCGGTCGCGCCAGGTGATAATGTAATGATTGCCGGGACTGATGTTGCTGCCGGAACACGGGCATTGGGACCGGGGACACGACTCACGCCACGAGAAATTGGACTTCTCTCAGCACTTGGTGTTGAGTCGGTTCCTGTCCGTGGTCGCCCGACCGTTGGGATTGTTTCGACGGGTGATGAACTCGTCAGACCAGGGTCAACACTCGATACCACCCGTGGTCAAATATATGATGTCAACAGTTACACTATTGCTGCGGGTGTTGAGGAGGCAGGTGGTGAGGCAAAATTGTATCCACACACTGGTGATGATTATGATGAGATGGAACAGCTGCTCATTGAGGCAGCCGATGAATGTGATCTTGTATTATCTTCTGGGTCGACATCGGCATCAGCAGTCGATGTGATTTATCGTGTTATTGAATCACGTGGAGATCTTCGACTCCATGGCGTTGCGGTCAAACCAGGGAAACCGATGCTTGTGGGTGAACTTGACGGCAGCGCCTATATTGGTCTTCCAGGATATCCTGTTTCAGCACTCACAATATTCCGGTTGTTCGTTGCCCCTGCAATCCGATCAGTTGCTGGGCAGCCGAACCCACAAACGGCGACACTCACTGGGAAGATGGCTGTCGAGGAGCGATATGCAGAAGGACGATTGCGATTGATGCCTGTCGGAACTGTCAGCAATACAGTGGGTGAAACGCTTGTATATCCTGTTGACAAAGGGTCGGGTGCGACAACATCACTTGTTGAGGCTGACGGGGTTGTTGCTGTTGACCCTGATACGGAGTATCTCGCCACAGGGGAGTCTGTAACTGTTGAGCTATTCTCTCCAGATGTTCGACCGCCAACACTCCTTGGTATCGGCGAGGATGATCCTGTTTTCTCGCGTATACTTGATACATTATCGAACCCCCGATATCTCGCTATCGGTAGTCGTGAGGGTAGACGCCGACTCCGCAATGATGTTCCAGACATTGCTGTTGTTGCTGGACCAAGTGACCGGTCTCTTGATACCATTTCGCTCGGTTCGTGGAAAAGAGAATGGGGACTTCTCGTCCCAACAGGAAATCCTGCTAATATCGACGAACTATCGGATATTATCGAACTGAATCAGCAATTCGTTAATCGTCGAACTGACTCGGGACTTCGACGTGAACTTGATGCAACCATCGACTCACTCGCAGACGACCGTAACGTCTCTCGACGAAAACTCACACAGTCAATTCAGGGGTATGAACGAGGGGCAAAAGGTGTTGAAAGCCCTGCACGAGCCATCATACAGGGAAACGCAGATACCGGATTAGGACTCCGTATAACGGCGACTGAGCGTGATCTCGAATTCATTTCGCTTGGTACACAGCAAGTAAGCGTTGAGGCTAACCCAAATCGTATTGAAAAATCAGGCGTTGAAGAGCTATCGGATCATCTTGACTCTGATACGGTGAATATCGACTCATATCACGGGTATGAGCATTAA
- a CDS encoding molybdopterin molybdotransferase MoeA: protein MVVMDSTDATDAGDASDPDRRSSGFKNRTKLAEARRQLLGDISPHERIDNLSLGQADSRVLAEPITAPRAVPGYERAAMDGWAVQAHDTFGAGDRSPKVLQVADDTAESVPDTPVGPNEAVRVHTGSALPDGANAVVMIEQVTQVGTEIEVFDAVTERENVAPIGEDVAESQSLYNPGHQLRPSDLGLLKSVGHDRVQVYERPTVGVIPTGEELVQSNPGPGEVVETNGLTVSHLANRWGGIATYRNVVTDDPAALRAAIQRDLTKDVVVTTGGSSVGSRDLVPEIIDTLGSVLVHGVALKPGHPVALGIIEDTPVIILPGYPVAAIVNAVQFLRPILKYIGHLPCNSPPTTTAQLSQKIPSEPGVRTFARVRTETTTAADSDIDTDAYIDTNIDTNDVISTIAKPTRASGSGVLSSVALADGWVIVPESREGLDAGETVSVEQWEWST from the coding sequence ATGGTAGTTATGGATAGCACTGACGCCACTGACGCCGGGGACGCCTCTGATCCTGATCGCCGGTCGTCGGGATTCAAAAATCGAACTAAACTTGCAGAAGCCCGTCGTCAGCTATTAGGAGATATCAGTCCTCATGAGCGGATTGATAATTTATCACTCGGACAAGCGGACAGCCGTGTGCTTGCAGAACCTATTACTGCACCACGAGCAGTCCCAGGTTATGAACGTGCTGCGATGGATGGGTGGGCTGTTCAGGCTCATGACACATTCGGTGCTGGTGATCGCTCACCGAAGGTACTTCAGGTCGCTGATGATACAGCCGAATCAGTCCCAGATACACCAGTCGGTCCCAATGAAGCAGTTCGTGTGCACACTGGAAGTGCACTTCCAGATGGGGCAAATGCAGTCGTAATGATTGAACAGGTAACACAAGTCGGGACTGAAATTGAGGTATTCGATGCAGTCACCGAGCGTGAGAATGTTGCACCTATTGGTGAGGATGTTGCAGAATCACAATCACTGTATAATCCAGGTCATCAACTTCGACCCTCTGATCTTGGATTGTTGAAATCAGTTGGACATGATCGTGTTCAAGTGTATGAACGCCCGACTGTTGGAGTCATTCCGACCGGTGAGGAACTTGTTCAATCTAATCCAGGTCCTGGTGAGGTTGTTGAGACAAATGGGCTGACTGTTTCTCATCTTGCTAACCGATGGGGTGGTATTGCAACATATCGGAACGTCGTCACAGATGATCCGGCGGCGCTTCGCGCGGCTATCCAGCGGGACCTAACAAAGGATGTTGTTGTAACGACGGGTGGATCCTCAGTGGGGTCAAGAGATCTTGTCCCAGAAATCATCGATACCCTTGGATCAGTGCTTGTCCATGGCGTAGCGCTCAAGCCTGGTCATCCGGTTGCACTTGGGATTATTGAGGACACTCCGGTGATCATATTACCTGGATACCCTGTTGCAGCAATCGTCAATGCAGTACAATTCCTTCGCCCGATTCTAAAGTATATTGGACATCTCCCGTGTAATTCGCCTCCAACAACAACGGCTCAACTTTCACAGAAAATTCCTAGCGAGCCAGGAGTGCGAACATTCGCACGGGTTCGAACAGAGACCACGACTGCTGCTGATTCCGATATCGATACTGACGCTTACATCGACACTAATATCGATACTAATGATGTCATCTCAACAATAGCAAAACCGACACGAGCGTCTGGGTCAGGAGTACTTTCATCAGTCGCGCTTGCAGACGGCTGGGTAATCGTTCCTGAATCGCGCGAGGGACTTGATGCCGGTGAGACCGTGTCCGTCGAGCAGTGGGAGTGGTCAACATGA
- a CDS encoding Hsp20/alpha crystallin family protein, with protein sequence MSPLRDALQELPSAVFADLLESADAYLVVLDLPGVTADTTTLSVDRGRLSVEARREKDLPSDEDFRYIREERSLFLDVDLPLPPDATGSGASAEMDRGVLEITLPKRDAAPDQTIPISSPEGA encoded by the coding sequence ATGTCACCATTGCGGGATGCATTGCAGGAGCTTCCGTCCGCAGTTTTCGCTGATTTATTAGAATCTGCGGACGCATATCTTGTCGTCCTTGATCTCCCAGGCGTGACAGCCGATACGACAACGCTCAGCGTCGACCGAGGACGGCTCTCTGTTGAGGCGCGACGTGAAAAGGACCTCCCATCAGATGAGGACTTCCGCTATATCCGTGAAGAGCGGTCACTATTTCTAGATGTTGACCTTCCGCTCCCGCCTGATGCGACAGGTTCTGGTGCGTCTGCAGAAATGGATCGTGGAGTCCTGGAGATTACACTACCTAAGCGAGACGCGGCTCCAGATCAGACGATTCCTATCTCGTCTCCTGAGGGCGCCTAA
- a CDS encoding AarF/UbiB family protein, with protein sequence MVTAVNLRAYWRFLVVIRQFFPLIIAYARDKRKYLLFGGTRSVNAETQTARAEILLESLLTLGPTFIKLGQLLSTRPDVLPAEYIEVLSSLQDDVPPAPWAESKVVIEDELGPVDEIYDDFDREPISGASLGQVYTATYDDDPVAVKIRRPGIETLVEADLRVVRWSLPIVRRFIGQGRAFSLENLADEFAKTIRQEMDYDRERRILQQIRSNFRSVDDIRIPEAIESRSGSRVLTMEYLPGTKINNIEELDEMGLNRTRLAETLQEVYLQMIIGDGVFHADPHPGNLAVTETGTVIFYDFGMSGTVGPFIQEKIIDFYVAVANQDIDGILDALIEMGTLSPEADREVMGNVMQLAIADARGEDIEQYRVQQIVDQVESTIYEFPLRLPRNLALVLRVATVVEGVCVTLDPEFDFISVATDYIESEGYYEETARKLLADAGTQTQDTARALVEVPPKLNGVLDRIERDNLSVDVRLQDQSNVIDRLARRIVYGLFVAVGALSTAILYAFDQSSVLPATVAAVLTLPVIIALYRSFRSKRGVQTKPQFTRQSMRERRGRD encoded by the coding sequence GTGGTCACGGCGGTGAATCTTCGAGCATACTGGCGGTTCCTTGTCGTTATTCGACAGTTTTTCCCGCTGATTATTGCATATGCCCGCGACAAGCGGAAATATTTATTATTCGGTGGCACACGAAGTGTCAACGCCGAAACACAGACAGCACGAGCTGAGATCTTACTTGAATCATTACTGACGCTGGGTCCGACATTCATCAAACTTGGACAATTACTATCGACCCGCCCAGACGTACTTCCTGCGGAGTATATTGAGGTTCTCTCAAGTCTTCAAGATGATGTGCCACCAGCGCCATGGGCGGAATCAAAAGTTGTTATTGAGGATGAGCTTGGTCCGGTCGACGAGATATATGATGATTTTGATCGTGAGCCAATTAGTGGTGCGAGTCTCGGTCAGGTATACACAGCTACCTACGATGATGATCCCGTCGCGGTGAAGATCCGACGTCCAGGAATTGAAACGCTCGTTGAAGCAGACCTCCGGGTTGTCAGATGGTCATTGCCGATTGTGAGACGATTTATTGGACAAGGACGGGCATTTTCACTTGAAAATCTTGCCGATGAATTTGCAAAAACGATTCGTCAAGAAATGGACTACGACCGTGAACGTCGGATTTTACAGCAGATTCGGTCGAATTTCAGGTCAGTCGATGATATTCGAATTCCTGAGGCAATTGAATCACGCTCAGGATCCCGAGTCCTGACTATGGAGTATCTTCCAGGGACGAAAATTAATAATATTGAAGAACTGGATGAGATGGGACTCAACCGCACAAGATTAGCTGAGACACTTCAAGAAGTGTATTTACAAATGATTATTGGAGATGGAGTATTCCATGCAGACCCACATCCGGGGAATTTAGCAGTGACTGAAACAGGTACGGTCATCTTTTATGACTTCGGGATGTCTGGGACTGTCGGTCCGTTTATTCAAGAAAAAATCATCGATTTCTATGTTGCTGTTGCGAATCAAGATATTGATGGAATTCTGGATGCGCTCATTGAGATGGGAACACTTTCGCCAGAAGCAGACCGGGAGGTAATGGGAAATGTTATGCAACTAGCAATTGCTGATGCCCGGGGTGAAGATATTGAGCAATATCGTGTGCAACAGATTGTCGATCAGGTCGAGTCGACAATATATGAATTCCCGCTAAGACTTCCACGTAATCTTGCATTGGTTCTTCGTGTGGCAACAGTTGTTGAGGGTGTTTGTGTAACGCTTGACCCAGAGTTTGATTTTATCTCTGTTGCAACTGACTATATTGAGTCAGAAGGATATTATGAGGAGACAGCGCGAAAACTCCTTGCAGATGCAGGCACGCAGACACAAGACACAGCACGTGCGCTCGTTGAGGTACCACCGAAACTCAACGGGGTACTTGATAGAATTGAGCGAGATAATCTATCTGTCGATGTTCGACTACAGGATCAAAGCAATGTGATCGACCGACTTGCAAGGCGGATTGTATATGGATTATTTGTCGCCGTCGGTGCGCTTTCGACAGCTATTCTCTATGCATTCGACCAATCAAGTGTACTTCCAGCGACTGTTGCAGCGGTGCTAACCCTTCCTGTGATCATTGCGTTATACCGGTCATTTCGATCAAAGCGTGGCGTACAGACAAAGCCACAATTTACACGACAGAGTATGCGAGAACGCCGCGGTCGTGATTAG
- a CDS encoding translation initiation factor IF-5A, whose protein sequence is MPREQKQVRELQEGSYVMMDESPCEINSYSTAKPGKHGSAKARVEGNGVFDDRKRSLSQPVDAKVWVPIIERKQGQVVSVTGSDAQIMDLDNYQTFTMRVPEDQDMSPDDEIEYLEYEGQRKIV, encoded by the coding sequence ATGCCGAGAGAGCAGAAGCAGGTTCGCGAACTGCAAGAAGGCAGTTACGTAATGATGGATGAATCTCCGTGTGAGATCAACTCATATAGCACGGCAAAGCCTGGTAAGCATGGGAGTGCAAAGGCTCGAGTTGAAGGGAATGGTGTTTTTGATGATCGGAAGCGGTCACTCTCACAACCGGTTGATGCGAAGGTATGGGTTCCAATCATTGAGCGCAAGCAAGGACAGGTTGTCTCAGTCACCGGTTCTGATGCACAAATAATGGATCTTGATAATTATCAGACATTCACAATGCGAGTCCCTGAAGACCAGGACATGTCACCTGATGATGAAATAGAGTATCTCGAATACGAAGGGCAGCGAAAGATCGTCTAA
- the speB gene encoding agmatinase has protein sequence MFPGTRESIDRDAAEYVIIGAPLDVSTSFLPGTRFGPDRIRQFARPFDDYDRRTDLHFSACGVIDQGNVRAWDDATEYLEWLNGELTAIIRDDALPVLLGGEHTITRAGVDAVMPDVFVCLDAHLDLRQTYDGNTNSHATVTHHISKIDTIEEILIIGARTGTETEWERATAADVTIVSPTDLTAGFDVTTWIGDRSSYISVDIDAVDPGFAPGTGTPEPGGITPQDARETVRAAASSAVGFDIVEVTDRDDGQTASLAGKLVRDFIYMHYAAKT, from the coding sequence ATGTTTCCTGGGACCAGAGAGTCCATTGATCGTGACGCTGCTGAGTATGTCATCATTGGAGCGCCGTTGGATGTTTCAACATCATTTCTTCCGGGCACCCGATTTGGTCCCGACCGTATTCGACAGTTCGCTCGTCCGTTTGACGACTATGACCGACGGACCGACCTGCACTTTTCTGCGTGCGGCGTTATTGATCAAGGGAATGTACGTGCATGGGATGATGCAACAGAGTATCTTGAATGGCTCAATGGTGAACTTACTGCTATCATCCGTGATGATGCCCTCCCGGTGTTACTTGGCGGAGAACATACTATCACCCGCGCAGGCGTTGATGCGGTAATGCCAGATGTGTTCGTTTGTCTTGATGCACATCTCGATCTACGCCAGACATATGATGGGAACACAAACAGTCACGCGACCGTAACCCATCATATATCTAAAATAGATACAATCGAGGAGATACTAATCATTGGTGCTCGAACCGGCACGGAGACCGAGTGGGAACGTGCAACAGCCGCAGATGTAACTATCGTATCGCCAACTGATCTTACCGCAGGGTTCGATGTAACTACGTGGATTGGTGATCGATCGAGTTATATCAGTGTGGATATTGATGCAGTCGACCCAGGATTTGCACCTGGGACTGGAACGCCTGAACCCGGTGGGATTACACCACAGGATGCAAGAGAAACTGTTCGAGCCGCTGCAAGCTCAGCAGTTGGGTTTGATATTGTTGAGGTCACTGACCGTGATGATGGGCAGACAGCAAGCCTCGCCGGAAAGCTTGTACGCGATTTTATTTATATGCATTACGCAGCGAAAACGTGA
- the surE gene encoding 5'/3'-nucleotidase SurE gives MSESLSVLLTNDDGIDAVGIQALYQAFDDIAEVTVVAPTDDQSAVGRQLSSDVTIHEHDWGYGIDGTPADCVVAGVEALCPDVDLVIAGCNKGANIGAYVLGRSGTVSAAVESTFFDVPAMAVSMYIPGGGDTPWHKQATEVSAFADASRAATYLARHAFDAGVFEQADYLNINAPVAANEPATLEVTRPSRVYDMTAEHDGNGTVTLHDRVWERMRTDDIPDPSGTDRRAVVDGHISVSPLAAPHTTEHHEALDALASTYLDSI, from the coding sequence ATGAGCGAATCCCTTTCGGTCCTTTTGACGAACGATGACGGTATTGATGCCGTTGGCATTCAAGCGTTATACCAAGCGTTCGATGATATTGCTGAGGTTACTGTTGTTGCCCCAACAGATGATCAAAGTGCGGTTGGTCGGCAACTGTCCTCAGATGTTACAATCCATGAACACGATTGGGGGTACGGAATCGATGGCACCCCAGCTGACTGTGTTGTTGCTGGCGTAGAAGCGCTTTGTCCAGATGTTGACCTCGTCATTGCTGGATGTAATAAGGGTGCTAACATCGGTGCATATGTTCTTGGTCGGTCCGGAACTGTCAGTGCAGCTGTTGAATCGACGTTCTTCGACGTTCCCGCAATGGCGGTGTCGATGTACATTCCGGGCGGTGGCGATACTCCGTGGCATAAACAGGCAACGGAGGTATCAGCATTTGCTGATGCAAGTCGAGCAGCCACATATCTTGCTCGACATGCATTCGATGCCGGCGTGTTCGAACAGGCTGATTATCTCAATATTAACGCTCCAGTAGCAGCAAATGAGCCGGCAACACTTGAAGTCACGCGTCCCTCCAGAGTTTATGACATGACAGCTGAACATGATGGCAACGGAACAGTAACTTTGCATGACCGTGTTTGGGAACGGATGCGAACCGATGATATTCCTGACCCGAGCGGCACAGACCGTCGCGCTGTTGTTGATGGACATATTTCAGTATCACCACTGGCAGCCCCACACACAACAGAACATCATGAAGCGCTTGATGCACTTGCATCGACATATCTCGACTCAATCTAG
- a CDS encoding S-adenosylmethionine-dependent methyltransferase, producing the protein MIDREAVRTNAKYLRNVRPIDPNEIYEYIEDQPHPAVVRETLRQEAFELGLRERADGTFVPASTDPIPDPMWQPDMLPRRYDEVIADHLVERFGSEWYRGDSGAMLRSTIRRLKRDYYQQNPVEYDQTVALGYAIYHFSDYYAAIGYVLDDLLEQGCLSQTLRILDVGAGVGGPAAGIHDYLPESSLVEYHGVEPSAGVDLLTDILAETRRNFRTTIHHESAESFDPTCIGSADNERPFDVILFGNVLSELDDPYIVARRYLSAVATDGSFIGLAPADKHTSIHLRAIERMLTGDPLTEPILEDEGQILSERAGNLTPAATPDDEIDATIYAPTLRLWSGKTPSDRGWSFDRRSRVTAPPTQQQLDDAPRVMNKSETTAAGQMDRDSETAGDGRFRNETVQFSYTIIRRDGTARAPVSANPRRHAAMETMETHVTNRIDLIAVKLSHDLTTSPTENSNQYRRGHGSSNLQTSYDTNPVFKIGDGSQTTDHYAVVTVKDTLTEPLLTAEYGAILAFENVLCLWNDDEDAYNLVVDDESVIDIIA; encoded by the coding sequence ATGATTGACCGCGAAGCTGTCCGGACGAATGCGAAATATCTCCGTAATGTCCGTCCTATTGATCCAAATGAGATTTATGAATATATTGAGGATCAACCACATCCAGCAGTTGTTCGTGAAACGCTTCGTCAAGAGGCATTTGAACTTGGATTAAGAGAGCGAGCTGATGGAACATTCGTGCCTGCTTCGACAGACCCGATACCGGATCCAATGTGGCAACCAGATATGCTTCCTCGTCGGTATGATGAGGTTATTGCTGATCATCTTGTGGAGCGATTTGGTTCTGAATGGTACCGTGGTGACTCTGGCGCGATGCTACGGTCAACAATCCGCCGACTCAAAAGAGATTATTATCAGCAAAACCCTGTCGAATATGATCAGACTGTCGCACTTGGATATGCGATCTATCATTTTTCCGATTATTATGCGGCAATTGGATACGTTCTTGATGATTTACTTGAGCAGGGATGTCTCTCACAGACACTCCGAATTCTTGATGTCGGGGCAGGAGTTGGTGGTCCAGCAGCTGGCATTCACGACTATCTTCCAGAGAGTAGCCTTGTCGAGTATCATGGTGTTGAGCCATCCGCAGGAGTCGATCTCCTCACAGATATCCTCGCAGAGACCCGACGAAACTTCCGAACAACAATTCATCACGAGTCTGCGGAATCATTTGATCCTACCTGTATTGGGTCCGCAGACAATGAGCGTCCATTTGATGTGATTCTCTTTGGAAACGTCCTGAGTGAACTCGATGACCCATACATCGTCGCCAGACGGTATTTATCTGCAGTTGCTACTGATGGGTCATTCATTGGACTTGCTCCGGCTGATAAACACACCAGTATCCACCTTCGAGCAATCGAGCGAATGCTGACAGGTGACCCACTGACAGAACCAATCCTAGAGGATGAGGGGCAGATTCTATCTGAGCGAGCGGGCAATTTAACACCAGCTGCGACGCCTGATGATGAAATAGACGCAACGATTTATGCTCCGACACTTCGGTTATGGTCTGGGAAAACCCCATCAGACCGCGGGTGGTCATTTGACCGTCGATCAAGGGTTACGGCGCCACCAACGCAACAGCAACTTGATGATGCACCACGGGTGATGAATAAGTCTGAAACAACGGCAGCCGGACAGATGGATCGAGATTCAGAGACTGCTGGTGATGGTAGGTTCCGTAATGAAACTGTCCAGTTCTCATATACAATTATTAGGCGAGATGGAACTGCCCGAGCGCCTGTCTCTGCTAACCCTCGACGGCATGCTGCGATGGAGACAATGGAGACCCACGTCACAAACCGAATTGACCTTATAGCAGTAAAACTGAGCCATGATCTTACTACATCGCCCACAGAGAACTCAAATCAATATAGACGTGGACACGGCTCCTCAAACCTACAAACTTCGTATGATACTAATCCTGTCTTCAAAATCGGTGACGGGAGTCAAACAACCGATCATTATGCAGTTGTAACCGTTAAGGACACGCTCACAGAACCACTCTTGACTGCGGAATATGGTGCTATACTTGCCTTTGAGAATGTCCTTTGTCTTTGGAACGATGATGAGGATGCATACAATCTTGTTGTTGACGATGAATCAGTAATTGATATCATCGCATAA
- a CDS encoding prephenate dehydrogenase/arogenate dehydrogenase family protein: MEVLVVGAGEMGRWIARTLLQSFDIAFVDRDDAIAVAAAETIQRDADHASHNRTVQAVTGDINATFSIVCLAVPITAIEPAIINYADRAEQAIFDITGVMQTPVEMMQAHCEHLERHSLHPLFAATNAPGNVAFVPDSPGPITNRIVDTVIEAGNHVFRTTPNEHDMAMQTVQASAHAAVLAYALAAADVRDEFATPVSRALDDIVATVTDGSPRVYQEIQTTFRGADEVASAARQIADADPETFNQLYTEAGEHT, encoded by the coding sequence ATGGAGGTACTCGTGGTCGGTGCTGGTGAGATGGGCCGCTGGATAGCCCGAACGCTTCTCCAGTCCTTTGACATCGCCTTTGTCGACCGTGATGATGCAATCGCAGTAGCAGCGGCTGAAACAATCCAGCGAGACGCTGATCATGCTTCACATAACAGAACCGTTCAGGCTGTTACGGGCGATATAAACGCGACCTTTTCAATTGTCTGTCTTGCTGTTCCAATCACTGCAATTGAGCCCGCGATTATTAATTATGCAGACCGAGCGGAGCAGGCAATATTTGATATTACCGGAGTGATGCAGACTCCAGTTGAGATGATGCAGGCACATTGTGAACATCTTGAACGTCATAGTCTGCACCCACTGTTCGCAGCTACAAACGCGCCGGGAAATGTTGCTTTCGTCCCTGATTCTCCCGGTCCGATTACAAATAGGATTGTTGATACAGTTATTGAAGCAGGAAACCATGTCTTTAGAACCACGCCGAATGAACATGATATGGCGATGCAGACAGTCCAGGCAAGTGCACATGCGGCTGTGCTTGCATATGCTCTTGCCGCTGCGGATGTTCGCGATGAGTTCGCAACGCCCGTTTCGCGTGCGCTTGATGATATTGTCGCGACTGTGACTGATGGGTCCCCCCGTGTATATCAAGAGATACAAACAACGTTTCGGGGCGCTGATGAGGTCGCATCAGCCGCTCGTCAGATTGCTGATGCCGATCCTGAGACATTTAATCAATTATACACTGAGGCAGGCGAACACACATGA